In Sporichthyaceae bacterium, a genomic segment contains:
- a CDS encoding VOC family protein, translating into MPQPQGDELKAIRAHRKELRAKYLHSPAGSPPTRGVHHLALICSDVEETIEFYQEFLGFPLVELVENRDYKGSAHFFFDIGNRNMLGFFDFPGHDHPAFSETIGAVQHLALSVDAEHFDQIKAKLDGAGIDYLGPDRGVEDSMYFRDPNGVGLEVYREALGEFEGLTLIPRS; encoded by the coding sequence ATGCCCCAACCACAGGGTGACGAACTCAAAGCCATCCGGGCCCATCGCAAGGAACTGCGCGCGAAGTACCTGCACAGCCCGGCCGGCAGCCCGCCGACCCGTGGCGTGCATCACCTGGCGCTGATCTGCTCCGACGTCGAGGAGACCATCGAGTTCTACCAGGAATTCCTCGGCTTCCCGCTGGTCGAGTTGGTGGAGAACCGCGACTACAAGGGCTCCGCGCACTTCTTCTTCGACATCGGCAACCGCAACATGCTCGGCTTCTTCGACTTCCCCGGTCACGACCACCCGGCGTTCTCCGAGACCATCGGCGCCGTGCAGCACCTGGCGCTGTCCGTGGACGCCGAGCACTTCGACCAGATCAAGGCCAAGCTGGACGGGGCCGGCATCGACTACCTGGGCCCGGACCGCGGCGTCGAGGACAGCATGTACTTCCGCGACCCCAACGGCGTCGGCCTGGAGGTCTACCGCGAGGCGCTCGGCGAGTTCGAGGGCCTCACGCTGATCCCGCGGTCGTGA
- a CDS encoding CoA ester lyase — protein MSTAGLATVTSLLFVPGHRPDRFAKAADAGAGAIILDLEDAVAPEDKDAAREHVAAWLADDGRGIVRINAPGTSWYAEDLKAVAGHPVMLPKAETANQVAEVAAALGRDPAVLPLIETAAGILAAAQILAATGVVRAAFGSIDLSVGLGVDPEDRTALLFARSRLVLASAAAGVAGPVDGVTTDVTDETRLAADARHGAALGFTGKLCIHPRQLAVVHEAFRPSDDELRWARHVVEAFSNAGISTLDGKMIDKPVVDRARRMLARVGEGAAVPSRTC, from the coding sequence ATGTCCACCGCCGGCCTGGCCACCGTCACCAGCCTGCTGTTCGTCCCCGGTCACCGCCCGGACCGCTTCGCCAAAGCGGCCGACGCCGGTGCGGGCGCGATCATCCTCGATCTGGAGGACGCCGTCGCGCCGGAGGACAAGGACGCCGCCCGCGAGCACGTCGCCGCCTGGCTGGCCGACGACGGCCGCGGCATCGTGCGGATCAACGCGCCGGGCACTTCCTGGTACGCCGAGGACCTCAAGGCCGTGGCCGGCCACCCGGTGATGCTGCCCAAGGCGGAGACCGCAAACCAGGTCGCCGAGGTGGCCGCCGCACTCGGCCGGGATCCCGCCGTGCTGCCGCTCATCGAGACCGCCGCGGGCATTCTGGCCGCCGCGCAGATCCTCGCCGCGACCGGAGTGGTGCGCGCCGCGTTCGGCTCCATCGATTTGTCCGTCGGCCTGGGCGTGGATCCGGAGGACCGCACGGCGCTGCTGTTCGCCCGCTCGCGGTTGGTGCTGGCCTCGGCCGCCGCCGGGGTGGCCGGGCCGGTGGACGGCGTCACCACCGACGTCACCGATGAGACGCGGCTGGCCGCGGACGCCCGGCACGGCGCCGCGCTCGGCTTCACCGGGAAACTGTGCATCCACCCGCGCCAGCTGGCCGTCGTGCACGAGGCCTTCCGCCCCTCCGACGACGAGCTGCGCTGGGCCCGCCACGTGGTCGAGGCCTTCTCCAACGCGGGGATCAGCACCCTGGACGGAAAGATGATCGACAAGCCGGTGGTGGACCGCGCGCGCCGCATGCTGGCTCGGGTCGGCGAGGGCGCAGCGGTACCGTCACGGACGTGCTGA
- a CDS encoding adenylosuccinate lyase family protein: MSSHLADSQIYGHLWTTPTLHALFDDAGRTQGWLDVLVALAEAQHEVGLLPEGAAAAIREHARVDRLDLAAVAAQTRATGHSTLGLILQLRTVLPESAREWVYYGATVQDVTDTWTARTMLAVLNQLERDLTRCRRAALVLARTHRDTVMCGRTHGQPGLPITFGFKTAVWADELGRHAERLAQARPRIGVVQLGGALGTMEFWGPAAPQLLDAFARRTGLTTPDVPWLTARDRVAEFATLLAMITGTLAKIGNEIFELSRPEIAEVSEPFTEGTVGSITMPHKRNPEIAEHLDTLARRVRLDAASCLEGQIALHERDGRSWKAEWLAVPEASQLSGAALSFAARLLEGLNVDAERMRANLDARRGFLLSEPMMRALSDRIGQHAAHEAMYETAMAALAEGVDLPAAVAARGLLTADQLAAATDPHAALGAATTFVDRVLARGGA; this comes from the coding sequence ATGAGCTCGCACCTCGCCGATTCACAGATCTACGGCCACCTGTGGACCACACCGACGTTGCACGCGCTGTTCGACGACGCCGGGCGTACCCAGGGCTGGCTGGACGTGCTGGTGGCCCTCGCCGAGGCCCAGCACGAGGTCGGTCTGCTGCCCGAGGGGGCCGCCGCGGCGATCCGCGAGCACGCCAGGGTGGATCGGTTGGACCTGGCGGCGGTGGCCGCCCAGACGCGGGCCACCGGTCATTCCACCCTCGGTCTGATCCTCCAGCTGCGCACGGTGCTGCCCGAATCGGCGCGGGAGTGGGTCTACTACGGCGCCACCGTGCAGGACGTCACCGATACCTGGACCGCACGCACCATGCTCGCCGTGCTCAACCAACTGGAGCGTGACCTCACCCGCTGCCGCCGGGCCGCGCTGGTGCTCGCGCGTACCCACCGGGACACGGTGATGTGCGGTCGTACCCATGGCCAGCCGGGCCTGCCGATCACCTTCGGGTTCAAGACCGCGGTGTGGGCAGACGAACTGGGACGGCACGCCGAGCGGCTGGCGCAGGCCCGCCCCCGCATCGGCGTGGTGCAGTTGGGCGGGGCCCTGGGCACCATGGAGTTCTGGGGGCCGGCCGCGCCGCAATTGCTGGACGCCTTCGCCCGCCGCACCGGCCTGACCACCCCGGACGTGCCCTGGCTCACCGCCCGCGACCGAGTCGCGGAATTCGCCACCCTGCTGGCCATGATCACAGGTACGTTGGCCAAGATCGGCAACGAGATCTTCGAGCTCTCCCGCCCGGAGATCGCGGAGGTTTCCGAACCGTTCACCGAGGGCACGGTGGGCAGCATCACGATGCCGCACAAACGGAATCCGGAAATCGCCGAGCACCTGGACACGCTGGCCCGGCGGGTTCGTCTGGATGCCGCGTCCTGTCTGGAGGGTCAGATCGCTCTGCACGAACGCGACGGTCGCAGTTGGAAGGCGGAATGGCTGGCCGTCCCCGAGGCGAGCCAATTGTCCGGGGCCGCGCTCAGCTTCGCCGCGCGGCTGTTGGAGGGACTGAACGTGGACGCGGAACGCATGCGGGCGAATCTGGACGCCCGGCGCGGCTTCCTGCTCTCCGAGCCGATGATGCGCGCGCTGAGTGACCGCATCGGCCAACATGCCGCGCACGAGGCCATGTACGAAACCGCGATGGCCGCTCTCGCCGAGGGTGTCGACCTGCCCGCCGCGGTGGCCGCGCGCGGATTGCTGACGGCAGATCAGCTTGCGGCCGCCACCGACCCGCACGCGGCGCTGGGCGCGGCCACCACGTTCGTCGATCGAGTGCTCGCCCGAGGAGGCGCATGA